In a genomic window of Azospirillum lipoferum 4B:
- a CDS encoding NAD(P)-dependent oxidoreductase produces MTLIATLATTPRPDADQPPSPYADLTPAMTPVQALAESNRCLFCYDAPCIKACPTGIDIPAFIRSIATGNLKGAATTILSENIMGGTCGRVCPTETLCEQSCVRNRAEDRPVAIGRLQRHATDRLIDGEPTHPFARTTATGKRVAVVGAGPAGLSCAHRLATLGHEVTVFEAKAKSGGLNEYGLAPYKMADDFAQREVAFILGVGGISVEHGRKLGADLSLDSLRTDFDAVFLGVGLGSNNRLGIPGEERAGVEDATAFIERVRQALPGQPPAVGRSVVVIGGGNTAVDAAIQAKRLGAEDVTLVYRRGRAQMGATAWEQELAQTEGVVLKTFAAPKEIGETTITFERTRLNDGKLSGTGETFTLQADMVLKAVGQKLSADALDGLQIAGGKIAIDATYRTTLPKVWAGGDCVATGEDLTVQSVQDGKLAALAIHSHLTA; encoded by the coding sequence ATGACCCTGATCGCTACGCTTGCCACCACCCCAAGGCCCGACGCGGACCAGCCGCCTTCGCCCTATGCCGACCTGACCCCGGCGATGACGCCGGTGCAGGCGCTGGCCGAGTCGAACCGCTGCCTGTTCTGCTACGATGCCCCCTGCATCAAGGCCTGCCCGACCGGGATCGACATTCCGGCCTTCATCCGCTCCATCGCCACCGGCAACCTGAAGGGCGCCGCGACGACGATCCTGTCGGAGAACATCATGGGCGGCACCTGCGGCCGCGTCTGCCCGACCGAGACCCTGTGCGAACAGTCTTGCGTCCGCAACCGGGCGGAGGACCGCCCCGTCGCCATCGGCCGGCTGCAGCGCCATGCCACCGACCGCCTGATAGATGGCGAGCCCACCCACCCCTTCGCCCGCACCACCGCGACCGGCAAGCGCGTGGCGGTGGTGGGCGCCGGCCCGGCCGGCCTGTCCTGCGCCCACCGCCTCGCCACGCTGGGCCATGAGGTGACGGTGTTCGAGGCCAAGGCCAAGTCCGGCGGCCTCAACGAATACGGCCTCGCCCCCTACAAGATGGCCGACGATTTCGCCCAGCGCGAGGTCGCCTTCATCCTTGGCGTCGGCGGCATCAGCGTGGAGCATGGCCGCAAGCTGGGCGCCGACCTGTCGCTCGACAGCCTGCGCACCGACTTCGACGCGGTGTTCCTGGGCGTCGGCCTGGGGTCCAACAACCGCCTCGGCATCCCCGGCGAGGAGCGTGCGGGCGTGGAGGACGCCACCGCCTTCATCGAGCGCGTGCGTCAGGCTCTCCCCGGCCAGCCGCCGGCCGTCGGCCGCAGCGTCGTGGTGATCGGCGGCGGCAACACCGCGGTTGACGCCGCCATCCAGGCCAAGCGCCTGGGTGCGGAGGACGTGACCCTGGTCTATCGCCGCGGCCGTGCCCAGATGGGCGCCACCGCCTGGGAGCAGGAGCTGGCGCAGACCGAGGGCGTCGTGCTGAAGACCTTCGCCGCGCCCAAAGAGATCGGCGAGACCACCATCACCTTCGAACGCACCCGGCTGAATGACGGCAAACTGTCCGGCACCGGCGAGACCTTCACTCTCCAGGCCGATATGGTGCTGAAGGCAGTGGGCCAGAAACTGTCGGCCGACGCGCTCGACGGGCTGCAAATCGCCGGCGGCAAGATCGCCATCGACGCCACCTACCGCACCACGCTGCCCAAGGTCTGGGCCGGCGGCGATTGCGTCGCGACGGGCGAGGATCTGACGGTCCAGTCCGTGCAGGACGGCAAACTCGCCGCACTCGCCATCCACAGCCACCTGACCGCCTGA
- the preA gene encoding NAD-dependent dihydropyrimidine dehydrogenase subunit PreA, whose product MADLRSTIAGIRSPNPFWLASAPPTDKLTNVVRAFKAGWGGVVWKTLGEDPPVVNVSSRYGAHLDTDRRMIGLNNIELISDRPLDVNLQEIIQVKRDWPDRAMVVSLMATMTETAWAGLARRIAETGAADGLELNLGCPHGMCERGMGSAIGQVPEMVEQVTRWVKNAVNLPVIVKLTPNITNILWSAEAARRGGADAVSLINTVNSIVAVDLDAMAPTPVVDGKGSHGGYCGPAVKPIALNMVAEIARNPETRGLPVSGIGGVTTWRDAAEFLALGATNVQVCTAAMTYGFKIVEDMIGGLSNWMDEKGYRTLDELSGRAVRNVVNWNDLNMNFSTKAVIDPALCIDCGRCHIVCEDTSHQAIRIDAGEGRRVFTVVDEECVGCNLCSHICPVPDCITMVPEQTDLPYVTWPNDARNPMRVPEAAAK is encoded by the coding sequence ATGGCCGATCTTCGCAGCACCATCGCCGGCATCCGCTCCCCCAACCCCTTCTGGCTGGCCTCCGCCCCGCCGACCGACAAGCTGACCAACGTCGTCCGCGCCTTCAAGGCGGGTTGGGGCGGTGTCGTCTGGAAGACGCTGGGCGAGGACCCGCCGGTGGTCAACGTCTCCAGCCGCTACGGCGCGCATCTCGACACCGACCGCCGGATGATCGGGCTGAACAACATCGAGCTGATCTCCGACCGGCCGCTCGACGTCAACCTGCAGGAGATCATCCAGGTCAAGCGCGACTGGCCCGACCGCGCCATGGTCGTCTCGCTGATGGCGACCATGACCGAAACGGCCTGGGCCGGCCTCGCCCGCCGCATCGCCGAGACCGGGGCGGCCGATGGGCTGGAACTCAATCTCGGCTGCCCGCACGGCATGTGCGAGCGCGGCATGGGCTCCGCCATCGGGCAGGTGCCGGAGATGGTGGAGCAGGTCACGCGCTGGGTGAAGAACGCCGTCAATCTGCCGGTGATCGTCAAGCTGACCCCCAACATCACCAACATCCTGTGGTCGGCCGAAGCGGCCAGGCGCGGCGGCGCCGACGCGGTGTCGCTGATCAACACGGTCAATTCCATCGTCGCGGTCGATCTCGACGCCATGGCGCCGACCCCCGTGGTCGACGGCAAGGGCAGCCATGGTGGCTATTGCGGCCCGGCGGTGAAGCCCATCGCGCTGAACATGGTGGCGGAGATCGCCCGCAATCCGGAGACGCGAGGCCTTCCGGTCAGCGGCATCGGTGGCGTGACGACATGGCGCGACGCGGCGGAGTTCCTGGCGCTGGGCGCCACCAACGTCCAGGTCTGCACCGCCGCCATGACCTACGGCTTCAAGATCGTCGAGGACATGATCGGCGGCCTGTCCAACTGGATGGACGAGAAGGGATACCGGACGCTGGACGAGCTGAGCGGCCGCGCGGTGCGCAACGTCGTCAACTGGAACGACCTGAACATGAACTTCTCGACCAAGGCGGTGATCGACCCCGCCTTGTGCATCGACTGCGGCCGCTGCCACATCGTCTGCGAGGACACCTCGCACCAGGCGATCCGCATCGACGCCGGGGAAGGCCGCCGCGTCTTCACCGTGGTCGACGAGGAGTGCGTGGGCTGCAACCTGTGCAGCCACATCTGCCCGGTGCCGGACTGCATCACCATGGTGCCGGAGCAGACCGACCTGCCTTACGTCACCTGGCCCAACGACGCCCGCAACCCGATGCGCGTCCCCGAAGCCGCCGCCAAATAA
- a CDS encoding Zn-dependent hydrolase has protein sequence MSTPQNVAVNGSRLWQSLMDMAQIGATPKGGVCRLALTDLDKQGRDLFVRWCEEAGCTVSVDRMGNIFARRPGRDDSLPPVIMGSHLDSQPTGGKYDGVYGVLAGLEVVRSLNDMNYVTEAPVEVAVWTNEEGSRFAPAMVSSGVFAGVFDLDYGLSRADLDGKTMGEELARIGYAGDREVGGRKVGAYFEAHIEQGPILEIEGKTIGVVTDCQGQRWYEITFTGQEAHAGPTPMVRRKDALLGAARVVDAVNRIGMKYGPLACATVGLMQIHPNSRNVIPGRVFFTVDFRHPDDTILAAMDGELRAEVERIAGEIGLESDFQQIWYYAPIKFDESCVAAVRKGVERTGHSFRDIVSGAGHDACYLSKVAPTGMVFIPCIDGISHNEVEETTPEWSTAGCEVLLHAVLDRADAMAEQVKAPA, from the coding sequence ATGTCCACCCCGCAGAATGTCGCCGTGAACGGCTCGCGCCTGTGGCAGAGCCTGATGGACATGGCGCAGATCGGCGCCACGCCCAAGGGCGGCGTGTGCCGGCTGGCGCTGACCGACCTCGACAAACAGGGCCGCGACCTGTTCGTGCGCTGGTGCGAGGAGGCCGGCTGCACGGTGTCGGTCGACCGGATGGGCAACATCTTCGCCCGCCGCCCCGGCCGCGACGACAGCCTGCCCCCGGTCATCATGGGCAGCCACCTGGACAGCCAGCCGACCGGCGGCAAGTATGACGGCGTCTATGGCGTGCTGGCCGGGCTGGAGGTGGTGCGCAGCCTGAACGACATGAACTATGTCACCGAGGCCCCGGTGGAGGTCGCGGTCTGGACCAACGAGGAAGGCTCGCGCTTTGCCCCGGCCATGGTGTCGTCCGGCGTCTTCGCCGGGGTGTTCGATCTCGACTATGGCCTCTCGCGCGCCGACCTCGACGGCAAGACGATGGGCGAGGAGCTGGCCCGCATCGGCTATGCCGGCGACCGGGAGGTCGGGGGCCGCAAGGTCGGCGCCTATTTCGAGGCGCATATCGAGCAGGGTCCGATCCTGGAGATCGAGGGCAAGACCATCGGCGTCGTCACCGACTGCCAGGGCCAGCGCTGGTACGAGATCACCTTCACCGGTCAGGAGGCCCATGCCGGCCCGACCCCGATGGTCCGCCGCAAGGACGCCCTGCTCGGAGCGGCCCGCGTCGTCGATGCGGTGAACCGCATCGGCATGAAATACGGCCCGCTGGCCTGCGCCACGGTGGGGCTGATGCAGATCCACCCCAACAGCCGCAACGTCATCCCCGGCCGCGTCTTCTTCACCGTCGATTTCCGCCACCCGGACGACACCATCCTCGCCGCCATGGACGGCGAGCTGCGCGCCGAGGTGGAGCGCATCGCCGGAGAGATCGGGCTGGAGAGCGATTTCCAGCAGATCTGGTACTACGCCCCGATCAAGTTCGACGAGAGCTGCGTCGCCGCCGTCCGCAAGGGGGTGGAACGCACCGGCCACAGCTTCCGCGACATCGTGTCGGGCGCTGGCCACGACGCCTGTTACCTGTCCAAGGTCGCGCCGACCGGCATGGTCTTCATCCCCTGCATCGACGGCATCAGCCACAACGAGGTCGAGGAGACGACCCCGGAATGGTCGACCGCCGGCTGCGAGGTGCTGCTCCACGCCGTGCTCGACCGCGCCGATGCCATGGCCGAGCAGGTGAAAGCCCCTGCGTGA
- a CDS encoding TetR/AcrR family transcriptional regulator — MTRAAADTADSTQPQGRIRRENVERILKAAERVFAEAGFAGATMADIAERAGLPKANLHYYFGTKDDLYRAVLDNILRMWLAPIASFTPDADPAETLTAYVTAKMEASRTRPHASKVFANEILHGGTQVERFLAEDLKSLVDAKAAVIDGWVAAGRMAPVDARQFLFMIWAVTQHYADFDIQIRKVLGRRTLTRQDFAAMTAEVLRMVLRAAGLPEPHVAEPQTAETPIDSAQPIL, encoded by the coding sequence ATGACGCGAGCGGCTGCCGATACAGCGGACTCCACCCAGCCCCAGGGCCGCATCCGGCGTGAGAATGTCGAGCGCATCCTGAAGGCGGCCGAGCGCGTCTTCGCCGAGGCCGGTTTCGCCGGCGCCACCATGGCCGACATCGCCGAGCGGGCCGGACTGCCCAAGGCCAACCTGCATTACTATTTCGGCACCAAGGACGATCTCTACCGCGCGGTGCTGGACAACATCCTGCGGATGTGGCTGGCCCCCATCGCCTCCTTCACCCCCGACGCCGATCCGGCGGAGACGCTGACCGCCTATGTCACCGCCAAGATGGAGGCGTCGCGCACCCGTCCGCACGCTTCCAAGGTCTTCGCCAACGAGATCCTGCATGGTGGGACCCAGGTCGAACGCTTTCTGGCGGAGGACCTGAAATCGCTGGTCGACGCCAAGGCCGCCGTCATCGACGGCTGGGTCGCCGCCGGCCGCATGGCGCCGGTGGATGCCCGCCAATTCCTGTTCATGATCTGGGCGGTGACCCAGCATTACGCCGATTTCGACATCCAGATCCGCAAGGTGCTGGGCCGCCGGACCCTGACCCGCCAGGACTTCGCCGCCATGACGGCGGAGGTGCTGCGCATGGTCCTGCGCGCCGCCGGGCTACCGGAACCGCATGTCGCCGAACCACAAACAGCTGAAACGCCCATCGACTCCGCCCAACCAATCCTTTGA
- the hydA gene encoding dihydropyrimidinase: MSTILIRGGTVVTAEHTRRADVLCQDGIITAVGDMLDAPAGAEMVDAGGCYVMPGGIDPHTHMELPFMGTVTTEDFFSGTAAGFAGGTTMIIDFVIPNPKQSLMEAYHTWRGWAEKAAGDYSFHVAVTWWDESVRQDMGTLVAEHGVNSFKHFMAYKNAIMADDETLVNSFQRCLELGAIPTVHAENGELVFQLQKKLLAQGLTGPEAHPLSRPPEVEGEAANRAIQVAKVFGVPVYIVHVSAKEALEAIERGQNGGQRVFGEVLAGHLLIDDSVYRSPDWDFAAGHVMSPPFRPREHQDALWRGLQAGHLHTTATDHCCFCAEQKAMGRNDFTKIPNGTAGIEDRMTALWTHGVNTGRLTMNEFVAVTSANAAKIFNLYPRKGSVSVGADADLVVWDPKATKTISAKTQMQKVGLNIFEGMTVTGTPAYTLSQGRIVHALGESRAVRGAGRYVNRPAFPPVYEAVAKRNALNVPVAVER; encoded by the coding sequence ATGTCCACCATCCTGATCCGCGGCGGCACCGTCGTCACCGCCGAGCACACGCGCCGCGCCGATGTCCTCTGCCAGGACGGCATCATCACCGCGGTGGGCGACATGCTGGACGCGCCGGCAGGGGCCGAAATGGTTGATGCCGGCGGCTGCTACGTCATGCCCGGCGGCATCGACCCGCACACCCACATGGAACTGCCCTTCATGGGCACGGTGACGACGGAGGATTTCTTCAGCGGCACCGCCGCCGGCTTCGCCGGGGGGACGACGATGATCATCGACTTCGTCATCCCCAACCCGAAGCAGAGCCTGATGGAGGCCTATCATACGTGGCGCGGCTGGGCGGAGAAGGCGGCCGGCGACTACAGCTTTCACGTCGCCGTGACGTGGTGGGACGAGAGCGTGCGGCAGGACATGGGCACGCTGGTGGCCGAGCACGGGGTGAACAGCTTCAAGCACTTCATGGCCTACAAGAACGCCATCATGGCCGACGACGAAACGCTGGTGAACAGCTTCCAGCGCTGTCTGGAGCTGGGTGCCATCCCGACCGTTCATGCCGAGAATGGCGAGCTGGTCTTCCAGCTGCAGAAGAAGCTGCTAGCCCAGGGCCTGACCGGACCGGAGGCCCACCCCCTCTCTCGCCCGCCGGAGGTGGAGGGCGAGGCCGCCAACCGCGCCATCCAGGTCGCCAAGGTGTTCGGCGTGCCGGTCTACATCGTCCATGTCTCGGCCAAGGAGGCTCTGGAGGCCATCGAGCGCGGCCAGAACGGCGGCCAGCGCGTGTTCGGCGAGGTGCTGGCCGGCCATCTGCTGATCGACGACAGCGTCTACCGCAGCCCCGACTGGGACTTCGCCGCCGGCCATGTCATGAGCCCGCCCTTCCGCCCCAGGGAGCATCAGGACGCCCTGTGGCGCGGCCTCCAGGCGGGGCACCTGCACACCACCGCCACCGACCATTGCTGTTTCTGTGCGGAGCAGAAGGCGATGGGCCGCAACGACTTCACCAAGATTCCGAACGGCACCGCCGGCATTGAGGACCGCATGACCGCGCTGTGGACCCACGGCGTCAACACCGGCCGGCTGACGATGAACGAGTTCGTCGCCGTCACCTCGGCCAACGCCGCCAAGATCTTCAACCTCTACCCGCGCAAGGGCTCGGTCAGCGTCGGGGCGGACGCCGATCTGGTGGTGTGGGACCCGAAGGCGACCAAGACCATTTCGGCCAAGACCCAGATGCAGAAGGTCGGCCTGAACATCTTCGAAGGCATGACCGTCACCGGCACCCCGGCCTATACGCTGAGCCAGGGCCGCATCGTCCATGCGCTGGGCGAGAGCCGCGCCGTCCGCGGTGCCGGCCGCTACGTCAACCGCCCCGCCTTCCCGCCGGTCTACGAAGCGGTGGCGAAGCGCAACGCCCTGAACGTCCCGGTGGCGGTGGAGCGGTAA
- a CDS encoding chemotaxis protein CheA codes for MSELFDQFIVEAQDLLETAGGALLALERDPADRASVDELFRAFHTLKGASALFDMAPFTRLVHAGEDTLSLLRDGRRGMTPELADRLFRVLDQCARWVAALETAGALPDDAPAAADALVRGLAGDGAAEDSGAAGGEGEAFPWLAALTAEERQAAGDGRLTAIGYRPDPECFFTGDDPLALFRRVPDLRLLRIEPAEPLPAPAEMDPYRCVLRFHALSGADVEAVRPAFRSVPDQVHIAAVTLKPAVIPIAVARPDSLAARMLEEQGRILELPGSAVERDSRRAAVARAVAAILASLGRPADRRMIEAACADAGTLHRFLAEGPARLPVPEAPPAAILAARRALRVEPERMDALMALVGELSVVKGQLGPLLRRAEGGELATELRRDLKGFSARLDALVGDLHHAALRLRLLPLARVFDPLPRLVRDTARRLDKTVDLVLEGAETEADKDILDVLGEPLLHLVRNALDHGIEPPDRRIAAGKPPGGTLRVRAFQDKSGVVVEVSDDGAGIDPAAMRRAAVAKGLLAPDAAAALSDVDAVRLVFAPGFSTAGIVSDLSGRGVGMDAVRAAVERAGGRVEIASTPGTGTRVRLSLPLTLSITRVVVVEAAGALYGIPVALVGGIQRVPRAAIRAVKRAESVVLRDRVVPLVRLRRLLGQPEDVRARETDCVVLAELSDGPVAVAVDDVGERADVVLRPMTGVLRGLRGYAGTAVLGDGRLILVLDLRELL; via the coding sequence GTGAGCGAGCTGTTCGACCAGTTCATCGTCGAGGCGCAGGACCTGCTGGAGACCGCGGGCGGCGCGCTGCTGGCGCTGGAGCGCGACCCGGCCGACCGCGCGTCGGTGGACGAGCTGTTCCGCGCCTTCCACACGCTGAAGGGAGCGAGCGCCCTGTTCGACATGGCGCCCTTCACCCGGCTGGTCCATGCCGGGGAGGACACGCTGTCGCTGCTGCGCGACGGCCGGCGCGGCATGACGCCGGAATTGGCCGACCGGCTGTTCCGCGTGCTCGACCAGTGCGCCCGCTGGGTGGCGGCGCTGGAGACTGCCGGCGCGCTGCCCGACGACGCGCCGGCCGCGGCCGACGCGCTGGTCCGCGGGCTTGCCGGGGACGGGGCGGCGGAGGACTCTGGCGCGGCCGGTGGGGAGGGGGAGGCTTTCCCCTGGCTGGCGGCGCTGACGGCGGAGGAGAGGCAGGCGGCGGGCGATGGCCGGCTGACCGCCATCGGCTACCGGCCCGATCCCGAGTGCTTCTTCACCGGCGACGACCCGCTGGCGCTGTTCCGCCGGGTGCCCGACCTGCGGCTGCTGCGCATCGAGCCGGCCGAACCGCTGCCGGCACCGGCGGAGATGGACCCCTACCGCTGCGTCCTGCGCTTCCACGCACTGAGCGGCGCCGATGTGGAGGCGGTGCGGCCGGCCTTCCGCAGCGTGCCGGATCAGGTGCACATCGCCGCCGTCACGCTGAAGCCTGCCGTGATTCCCATCGCCGTGGCGCGGCCGGACTCGCTGGCGGCGCGCATGCTGGAGGAGCAGGGGCGGATCCTGGAGTTGCCCGGCAGCGCCGTGGAGCGCGACTCCCGCCGGGCCGCGGTGGCGCGGGCGGTGGCTGCGATCCTGGCGTCGCTCGGGCGCCCGGCCGACCGGCGCATGATCGAGGCCGCCTGTGCCGATGCCGGCACGCTGCACCGCTTCCTCGCCGAAGGGCCGGCACGTCTCCCGGTGCCCGAGGCGCCGCCCGCCGCCATTCTCGCCGCGCGACGCGCCTTGCGGGTCGAACCGGAGCGGATGGACGCGCTGATGGCCCTGGTCGGTGAGCTGTCGGTGGTCAAGGGGCAGCTGGGGCCGCTGCTGCGCCGTGCCGAAGGCGGTGAACTGGCGACGGAGTTGCGGCGCGACCTGAAGGGCTTTTCCGCCCGGCTGGACGCGCTGGTCGGTGACCTGCACCATGCGGCGCTGCGGTTGCGGCTGCTGCCGCTGGCCCGCGTCTTCGATCCGCTGCCCCGTCTGGTGCGCGACACCGCCCGCCGGCTGGACAAGACTGTGGATTTGGTGCTGGAAGGGGCCGAGACCGAGGCCGACAAGGACATCCTCGACGTGCTGGGCGAGCCGCTGCTGCATCTGGTGCGCAACGCCCTGGACCACGGCATCGAGCCGCCGGACCGCCGCATTGCCGCCGGCAAGCCGCCCGGCGGCACGTTGCGGGTCCGCGCCTTCCAGGACAAGAGCGGGGTGGTGGTGGAGGTTTCGGACGACGGCGCCGGCATCGACCCGGCGGCGATGCGCCGCGCCGCCGTCGCCAAGGGGCTGTTGGCGCCCGACGCCGCCGCGGCGCTGTCCGACGTAGACGCGGTGCGGCTGGTCTTCGCCCCCGGCTTCAGCACCGCCGGCATCGTTTCCGACCTGTCGGGCCGCGGCGTCGGCATGGATGCGGTGCGCGCGGCGGTCGAACGGGCCGGCGGCCGGGTGGAGATCGCCTCCACCCCCGGAACCGGAACGCGGGTGCGGCTGTCGCTGCCGCTGACGCTCAGCATCACCCGCGTCGTGGTGGTGGAGGCGGCGGGCGCCCTCTACGGCATTCCCGTCGCGCTGGTCGGCGGCATCCAGCGGGTGCCGCGCGCCGCCATCCGCGCGGTCAAGCGGGCGGAAAGCGTGGTGCTGCGCGACCGGGTGGTGCCGCTGGTCCGCCTGCGCCGCCTGCTGGGCCAGCCGGAGGATGTGCGCGCCCGCGAGACCGACTGTGTGGTGCTTGCCGAATTGAGCGACGGCCCGGTCGCGGTGGCGGTCGACGATGTCGGCGAGCGCGCCGATGTGGTGCTGCGCCCGATGACCGGCGTGTTGCGCGGCCTGCGCGGCTATGCCGGAACCGCCGTGCTGGGCGACGGCCGCCTGATCCTGGTGCTCGATCTGCGGGAGCTGCTGTGA
- a CDS encoding response regulator — translation MTDGPRILVVDDAVTVRAFSRRVLEADGFVVDEAVNGIEGLERAMAVPPDLVIVDVNMRKMDGYTMLRVLRRDPVLRDVPAVMISTESKDSDREQALLAGANWYIVKPPRPEMLVEAARLLTGRPPGPEGAP, via the coding sequence ATGACGGATGGGCCGCGCATCCTGGTGGTGGACGATGCCGTGACCGTGCGCGCCTTCAGCCGCCGCGTGCTGGAGGCCGACGGCTTCGTGGTGGACGAGGCGGTGAACGGCATCGAGGGGCTGGAACGGGCGATGGCCGTGCCGCCCGATCTGGTGATCGTCGACGTCAACATGCGCAAGATGGACGGCTACACCATGCTGCGCGTCCTGCGCCGCGACCCGGTCCTGCGCGACGTGCCCGCCGTCATGATCAGCACCGAATCCAAGGACAGCGATCGCGAACAGGCGCTGCTGGCCGGCGCCAACTGGTACATCGTGAAGCCGCCGCGGCCGGAAATGCTGGTGGAGGCGGCACGCCTGCTGACCGGCCGTCCGCCTGGACCGGAGGGGGCGCCGTGA
- a CDS encoding CheR family methyltransferase, whose amino-acid sequence MGESEADGLSPEDYATLCDFLRDRTGLSFTEAKRYFVDRRIAARMQAVGATGLRAYLNLLRFQASGEELQRLVNLMTVNETYFFREKYQFDCLVNSVLDELVRDRPKGSRLRIWSAGCATGEEPYSIAIMLLENWGRVDDYEIELLASDIDSAVLERARAGIYDERALQGLPAHLRAKYFQPMRGTAEAGGPRWRIIEDLRESVDFSLVNIADPQQVRGFRGIDVIFCRNLLIYFDDLGRREAASMFYDALAPGGFVCLGHSESMSRMSSLYVPRRFPDAILYQKPVDGGAL is encoded by the coding sequence GTGGGGGAGAGCGAAGCGGACGGCCTGTCGCCGGAGGATTATGCGACCCTGTGCGATTTCCTGCGGGATCGCACCGGCCTGTCCTTCACCGAGGCCAAGCGCTATTTCGTCGACCGCCGCATCGCCGCCCGCATGCAGGCGGTCGGGGCGACGGGCCTGCGCGCCTACCTGAACCTGCTGCGCTTCCAGGCGTCGGGGGAGGAGCTGCAGCGGCTCGTCAACCTGATGACGGTGAACGAGACCTATTTCTTCCGCGAGAAGTACCAGTTCGACTGTCTGGTGAACTCGGTCCTCGACGAGCTGGTGCGGGACAGGCCGAAGGGCTCGCGGCTGCGCATCTGGTCGGCCGGCTGCGCCACCGGGGAGGAGCCCTATTCCATCGCCATCATGCTGCTGGAGAACTGGGGCCGCGTTGACGATTACGAGATCGAGCTGCTGGCGTCGGACATCGACAGCGCCGTGCTGGAGCGGGCGCGCGCGGGCATCTATGACGAGCGCGCCCTGCAGGGGCTGCCGGCCCATCTGCGCGCCAAGTATTTCCAGCCCATGCGGGGGACGGCCGAGGCAGGGGGGCCGCGCTGGCGGATCATCGAGGATTTGCGGGAGTCCGTCGATTTCTCGCTGGTCAACATCGCCGATCCGCAGCAGGTGCGTGGATTCCGCGGGATCGACGTGATCTTCTGCCGCAACCTGCTGATCTATTTCGACGATCTTGGCCGGCGGGAGGCGGCGAGCATGTTCTACGATGCCCTGGCGCCGGGCGGCTTCGTCTGCCTCGGCCATTCCGAAAGCATGAGCCGCATGTCCTCGCTGTACGTCCCGCGCCGCTTCCCCGACGCGATCCTCTACCAGAAGCCAGTGGACGGAGGTGCGTTATGA
- a CDS encoding HEAT repeat domain-containing protein, translating into MGLVRKKAGAAPTAPAAPDAKADPLADPLADPLAALEDADASVRRDAAHGLGHAAPPGAVAALARRLETEKDAGVREAILTALARIATGEAAAALIPFLDREDAALRNAALESLQQMPAEVAAPALLPLLGHADPDLRIFAVHGLGGLAHSGRADWLAAVMERDADVNVGLAAVEALAEAGSPEALSSLETLARRFPDDPFVAFAVDAARSSFRGG; encoded by the coding sequence ATGGGACTGGTGAGGAAGAAGGCCGGCGCCGCGCCAACCGCTCCTGCGGCGCCCGACGCTAAAGCCGATCCGCTGGCAGATCCGTTGGCCGATCCGCTGGCGGCGCTGGAGGATGCCGACGCTTCGGTGCGCCGCGATGCTGCCCATGGCCTGGGCCATGCAGCGCCTCCGGGGGCCGTCGCGGCGCTCGCCCGCCGGCTGGAGACGGAGAAGGATGCCGGCGTGCGGGAGGCGATCCTGACCGCGCTCGCCCGCATCGCGACCGGCGAGGCGGCGGCGGCGCTGATCCCCTTCCTCGACCGCGAGGACGCCGCCCTGCGCAACGCCGCGCTGGAAAGCCTGCAGCAGATGCCGGCGGAGGTCGCCGCCCCGGCCCTGCTGCCGCTGCTCGGCCATGCCGACCCGGACCTGCGCATCTTCGCGGTGCATGGGCTGGGCGGGCTTGCCCATTCCGGCCGGGCCGACTGGCTGGCGGCGGTGATGGAGCGCGACGCCGACGTCAATGTCGGCCTCGCCGCGGTGGAGGCGCTGGCCGAGGCCGGCAGTCCGGAGGCGCTGTCCAGCCTGGAAACCCTGGCCCGGCGCTTCCCCGACGATCCCTTCGTCGCCTTCGCCGTCGACGCCGCCCGCTCCAGCTTCCGGGGTGGGTGA